A genomic segment from Branchiostoma floridae strain S238N-H82 chromosome 7, Bfl_VNyyK, whole genome shotgun sequence encodes:
- the LOC118420014 gene encoding short coiled-coil protein B-like, whose translation MTEGRVEDGMTNVPLSSDDSEGEVPGGVWKQGSTDAVGTSTGTNSTTSLCDETSDEAEEKARLICQTDCVIAYSNVNVCSLDLSQRVDAVKEENLKLKSENQVLGQYIENLMSASSVFQTTSPKSKKK comes from the exons ATGACTGAAGGACGGGTTGAAGATGGGATGACAAACGTTCCTCTCTCTTCGGACGATAGTGAag GGGAGGTGCCAGGAGGTGTGTGGAAGCAAGGCTCTACGGATGCTGTGGGAACCAGTACAGGGACTAACAGCACCACCA GTCTATGTGATGAGACTTCTGACGAGGCTGAGGAGAAAGCACGACTCATCTGTCAA ACAGACTGTGTGATAGCTTACTCAAATGTTAATGTGTGTTCCTTAGACTTGTCTCAGAGAGTGGATGCCGTTAAGGAGGAAAACCTGAAGCTGAAGTCAGAGAACCAGGTGCTGGGGCAGTACATCGAGAACCTCATGTCAGCTTCCTCTGTCTTCCAGACAACATCCCCCAAGAGCAAGAAAAAGTAA
- the LOC118418807 gene encoding cytochrome c oxidase assembly factor 5-like — protein MPKYYEAGEVLDDSRPCAGLRADLKQCLSESDCMNKEGKSAKDCLQVSSTLDQNCRAIANTFFQCKRSLVDNRNRFRGRKGY, from the exons ATGCCCAAGTACTACGAGGCAGGTGAAGTTTTGGATGACAGCCGACCATGTGCCGGACTGAGGGCAGATTTGAAGCAGTGTCTCTCCGAAAGTGACTGTATGAACAAG GAAGGGAAGTCTGCTAAAGATTGTCTTCAGGTGTCAAGTACACTGGACCAAAACTGTAGAGCCATTGCAAATACGTTCTTTCAGTGTAAAAGATCACTG GTTGACAACAGGAACAGATTTCGAGGGAGAAAAGGCTACTGA
- the LOC118420015 gene encoding uncharacterized protein LOC118420015 — translation MAAYAGKSIRITTNDGIYSGVVHSLDVSCSKITLTKVECSVGEDKKQLKGLHHFYGPEMEHLEILEEQLEEKMDKNNTEDGGPPLVTKKENPKHLQQLRDHSGGTDRAGGGGYVSDGIVDIMKSNLRRRDNRRRQNSGRGKKSVRFCHDIDDPSGTGRNHTVVDTHGDLYNQAVDHIRQQSIIGLAMQGINIGRKGKICWVQVATRNNIFLFDVLTLGALCFDAGLGQVIQDENILKVMHDCRNVSDALWHQYGLHVVNVFDTQVADVMVSRMNHQGGEFPRYVSGLTACLMEHLTLNPEELHFHRVRLDHKDEDQAIWAERPLPDHLLDAAAKDVMYLRDLRVALMDKLMSEFVMGVDVYLSVRRDSSDKDALKMDTMGHLLPGRFQEVVEQAARKRRQHVEPLDQNGFRENCGGVVSGNTNWSRDVGHGGERLAKGVGDNTSKEPVPAVKQGSIPLVSEHKGKVHVADQPSTDTTPKSVTSSRAHPEDDGTHGWQQGQTTSPRNTLTLTPAGLETARHLNKLSKKLLMTERQDAKVAEGPVGTSEHLTESSEDMPELWAIPPSKSSTKKEKCWMPLTVELPTDSERSSQLNDGTKSDGSLKNPYASSNGKVYNMKGDEVGRSQEPPQQPFFCMPKVGGLSTEAAKTDAEGASSTASPQQAMKKFTDFSLSEISQQDPRAHPLKASGGRLVKNPNYLHGWDRATVIENKGKPSGPDVVQYSSHSSDEDLPRSSSSNSQPSSSHSSSATSSPTKNSANGDVHKMRGVQSSSPSFSIGRGALRLNALKSLANSSTQDNKFIMPKSGGAQQRDKNNGSVKPTSKACPEAAQAANMVGIGPPSTTNQDVWKPGIGRASVLTLRSDMYSELALPEELQKDQQNSLRSNVSKYPFPSDCEVRSIPKPQRGFLRNW, via the exons ATGGCAGCTTACGCAGGGAAAAGTATCCGAATCACAACAAATGACGGTATTTACAGTGGAGTTGTGCACTCGTTGGATGTCAGCTGCAGTAAGATTACGTTAACGAAAG TTGAGTGCAGTGTCGGTGAAGACAAGAAGCAGCTAAAAGGCCTGCATCACTTCTACGGGCCTGAAATGGAGCATT TGGAGATTCTGGAGGAGCAACTGGAAGAGAAGATGGACAAAAATAACACAGA AGATGGTGGCCCGCCCCTCGTGACCAAAAAGGAAAATCCCAAGCACCTTCAGCAGCTGAGAGACCACAGCGGTGGGACAGACAGGgccgggggaggggggtacgtGTCAGATGGGATAGTGGACATCATGAAGTCTAACCTGAGGAGGAGGGACAACAGGAGGAGGCAGAACAGTGGGAGAGGGAAGAAATCTGTCAGAT TTTGCCATGACATCGATGACCCCTCTGGTACTGGCAGAAATCACACAGTGGTGGACACACATGGTGATCTGTACAACCAGGCT GTTGACCACATCAGACAGCAGTCTATCATTGGACTGGCCATGCAAGGCATCAACATTGGCAGGAAGGGCAAGATATGCTGGGTCCAG GTGGCAACAAGGaacaacattttcttgtttGATGTTCTGACATTGGGAGCTCTGTGTTTCGACGCAGGCTTGGGACAGGTCATTCAGGATGAAAACATCTTAAAG gtgaTGCATGACTGTAGGAACGTGTCTGATGCCCTGTGGCACCAGTATGGACTCCATGTGGTCAACGTCTTTGACACCCAG GTCGCAGATGTCATGGTTTCCCGGATGAACCACCAAGGAGGAGAGTTCCCGCGTTACGTGAGCGGGCTAACGGCCTGCCTGATGGAACACCTAACCCTGAACCCGGAGGAGTTACATTTCCACAGGGTGCGCCTGGACCACAAAGAT GAGGACCAGGCCATCTGGGCAGAGCGCCCCCTACCAGATCACCTGCTTGATGCAGCAGCCAAGGACGTGATGTACCTGCGGGACCTGCGTGTCGCGCTGATGGACAAGCTCATGTCGGAGTTCGTCATGGGGGTGGACGTGTACCTGTCTGTTCGCAGGGACTCCAGCGACAAGGACGCCCTCAAAATGGAC ACCATGGGCCACCTGTTACCAGGGAGGTTCCAGGAAGTGGTAGAACAGGCAGCCAGGAAGAGGCGTCAGCACGTGGAGCCCCTGGACCAGAACGGCTTCCGTGAGAACTGTGGTGGCGTGGTGAGCGGAAACACCAACTGGAGCCGGGATGTAGGGCACGGTGGGGAGAGGCTGGCCAAGGGTGTTGGGGACAACACATCCAAGG AGCCAGTGCCTGCTGTGAAGCAAGGCAGCATCCCACTTGTGTCAGAACACAAGGGTAAAGTCCATGTTGCAGACCAACCATCTACTGATACTACACCAAAGTCCGTCACCAGTTCACGGGCTCACCCTGAGGATGATGGAACACACGGGTGGCAACAAGGCCAGACAACATCACCCAGGAACACACTAACTCTGACCCCAGCTGGCCTGGAGACAGCTAGACATTTAAACAAGCTCTCGAAGAAACTTCTCATGACTGAGAGACAGGATG CTAAGGTGGCTGAAGGTCCAGTTGGTACCTCTGAACACCTTACAGAGTCTTCTGAGGACATGCCAGAGTTATGGGCCATTCCTCCATCAAAAAGCAGCACCAAAAAAGAGAAGTGTTGGATGCCACTCACAGTAGAGCTACCGACTGATTCAGAGCGTTCCTCCCAGCTGAATGATGGAACAAAAAGTGATGGTTCGCTGAAAAATCCTTACGCAAGCTCCAATGGTAAGGTGTACAATATGAAGGGAGATGAAGTAGGGAGAAGCCAGGAACCACCACAGCAGCCTTTCTTCTGCATGCCTAAGGTTGGAGGCTTAAGCACAGAGGCAGCCAAAACTGATGCAGAAGGAGCCAGTAGCACAGCATCACCACAGCAAGCAATGAAGAAGTTTACCGACTTTTCCTTATCAGAAATCTCGCAACAGGATCCCAGAGCACATCCCCTGAAAGCCTCTGGAGGGAGGCTGGTGAAGAATCCAAACTACCTCCATGGCTGGGATCGTGCAACTGTCATCGAAAACAAGGGGAAGCCATCAGGTCCGGACGTGGTGCAGTATTCTTCTCACAGCAGTGACGAAGACCTACCACGTTCCTCCTCATCTAATTCCCAACCCTCTTCTAGCCACAGCAGTTCTGCTACAAGTTCCCCCACGAAGAACAGTGCCAATGGTGATGTTCACAAGATGCGTGGTGTGCAATCCAGCTCCCCTTCCTTTTCCATAGGTAGAGGTGCATTGCGTTTGAATGCACTGAAATCGTTAGCTAATTCATCCACCCAGGACAATAAGTTTATTATGCCCAAATCTGGAGGTGCTCAACAAAGAGACAAGAACAATGGATCTGTGAAGCCAACAAGTAAAGCTTGCCCTGAAGCAGCCCAGGCTGCAAACATGGTCGGCATTGGTCCACCTTCTACTACAAACCAGGATGTCTGGAAGCCAGGCATTGGTCGAGCCAGCGTGCTGACGTTGCGCTCAGACATGTACTCTGAGTTGGCGTTGCCTGAGGAGCTACAGAAGGACCAACAGAACAGTCTGAGATCGAACGTCAGCAAGTACCCGTTTCCCTCGGACTGTGAGGTCAGGAGCATTCCCAAGCCACAGCGCGGCTTTCTCAGGAACTGGTGA